A DNA window from Undibacterium sp. YM2 contains the following coding sequences:
- the ftsL gene encoding cell division protein FtsL codes for MSTRWNIILAAALIACALSLINAQYQARRLFIELEREQSLSKQYELQWTQLKLDQSTYGKHARIEATAARELNMVAVTPERTQYLKAVEAK; via the coding sequence ATGAGTACCCGCTGGAATATTATCCTGGCCGCGGCATTGATTGCCTGTGCCCTGTCATTGATCAATGCGCAGTATCAGGCACGTCGCCTGTTTATAGAGCTGGAGCGGGAGCAAAGTTTAAGCAAGCAATATGAATTGCAATGGACGCAACTGAAACTCGATCAATCCACCTACGGCAAGCATGCGCGCATAGAAGCAACAGCGGCACGTGAATTGAACATGGTTGCTGTGACCCCTGAACGCACGCAGTACCTCAAAGCAGTGGAGGCAAAATGA
- the rsmH gene encoding 16S rRNA (cytosine(1402)-N(4))-methyltransferase RsmH produces MSIQQAADFTHQTVLLHEAVDALGIAGERSNGIYVDGTFGRGGHSRLLLSQLGSNGRLIAFDKDTQAIASAKEIQDPRFHIVHDSFASIAEALPELGVSKVDGILMDLGISSPQVDDASRGFSFRSDGPLDMRMDTTRGISAAEWLATAEEEQITEVIKNYGEERFAFQIAKAIVARRKTDAIRGTRQLAEIVAHAVKTREKGKDPATRTFQAIRIFINQELEDLEIGLAAAYQALAPYGRMSVISFHSLEDRIVKQFFASKVKVEQPDRRLPIRHIDLPQPQMRLLNRIKPSEAEVSANPRSRSAILRVAERLPEVAA; encoded by the coding sequence ATGAGTATTCAGCAAGCGGCAGATTTTACGCACCAGACAGTGCTGTTGCATGAGGCTGTAGATGCGCTCGGCATCGCAGGCGAACGTAGCAACGGTATTTATGTCGATGGCACCTTTGGCCGTGGTGGGCATAGCCGCCTGCTCTTGTCACAACTGGGCAGCAATGGCCGCCTGATTGCTTTTGACAAAGATACCCAGGCGATTGCCAGTGCAAAAGAAATTCAGGACCCGCGTTTTCATATCGTGCATGACAGTTTTGCAAGCATTGCTGAAGCCTTGCCTGAGCTTGGCGTCAGCAAGGTCGATGGCATTCTGATGGACTTGGGCATCTCATCGCCGCAAGTGGATGATGCCAGCCGGGGTTTCAGCTTCAGGTCAGATGGTCCGCTCGACATGCGCATGGATACCACGCGTGGCATTTCTGCAGCCGAATGGCTGGCAACTGCCGAAGAAGAACAAATTACGGAGGTTATAAAAAATTATGGGGAAGAACGGTTTGCTTTTCAGATTGCAAAGGCGATTGTTGCTCGCAGGAAGACAGACGCCATTCGTGGAACACGACAGCTCGCAGAAATCGTCGCACACGCCGTCAAAACTCGCGAGAAGGGTAAAGACCCGGCAACTCGCACCTTTCAGGCTATACGGATTTTCATCAATCAGGAGCTTGAAGATCTCGAAATAGGTCTGGCGGCAGCTTATCAGGCATTGGCTCCTTACGGGCGCATGTCGGTCATCAGTTTCCATTCACTCGAAGACCGTATCGTGAAGCAGTTCTTTGCTTCCAAGGTCAAGGTGGAGCAGCCTGACCGCCGTTTGCCCATACGCCATATCGATTTGCCGCAACCGCAGATGCGCCTGTTGAACCGTATCAAGCCTTCCGAGGCTGAGGTCAGTGCCAATCCGCGTTCGCGTTCAGCAATTTTGCGGGTAGCAGAGCGTCTGCCAGAGGTGGCTGCATGA
- the mraY gene encoding phospho-N-acetylmuramoyl-pentapeptide-transferase, translated as MLLWLAEMLKQDIGWLRVFGFITFRAVFATMTAISIGIFAGPAVIRMLTRLKVGQAVRSYGMETHLVKSGTPTMGGVLVLISIGISTLLWGDLSNRFIWVVMIVTLGYGAVGWVDDYRKVVYKDPEGMRSREKYFWQSLIGLIAAFYLAFSVSAPSNSKVLELFIAWVQSGFNMDLPPKADLIVPFFKTVSYPLGVWGFIALTYCVIVGTSNAVNFTDGLDGLAIMPTIMVGSALGLFAYLTGNVGYAKYLLIPHIPGAGELLIFCGAMAGAGLAFLWFNAHPAQVFMGDVGALALGGALGTVAVIVRQEIVLFIMGGIFVAETLSVMLQVSYFKYTKRKYGEGRRLLLMAPLHHHFEKKGWKETQVVVRFWIITMLLVLIGLSSLKLR; from the coding sequence ATGTTGCTCTGGTTGGCTGAAATGTTAAAGCAGGATATAGGCTGGCTGCGCGTCTTTGGGTTTATTACCTTCCGCGCAGTTTTTGCCACGATGACGGCCATCTCCATCGGTATTTTTGCTGGTCCAGCGGTTATCCGCATGCTGACCAGGCTCAAGGTAGGCCAGGCTGTGCGCAGCTATGGCATGGAAACACATTTGGTTAAATCCGGTACGCCTACCATGGGGGGCGTACTGGTCTTGATTTCGATTGGCATCTCCACTTTATTGTGGGGTGATTTGAGCAACCGTTTTATCTGGGTAGTCATGATAGTCACCCTCGGTTATGGTGCAGTAGGTTGGGTTGATGATTACCGCAAGGTGGTTTACAAAGACCCTGAAGGCATGCGCTCCAGGGAAAAATATTTCTGGCAATCGCTGATAGGTTTGATCGCTGCTTTTTATCTGGCGTTTTCAGTCTCTGCACCAAGCAATTCAAAAGTGCTGGAATTGTTTATCGCCTGGGTACAGTCCGGCTTCAATATGGATTTGCCACCCAAGGCAGATTTGATCGTGCCCTTTTTTAAAACTGTCAGCTATCCCCTCGGCGTCTGGGGTTTTATCGCTTTGACTTATTGCGTCATCGTCGGTACCAGCAATGCCGTGAATTTTACTGATGGCCTCGATGGTCTGGCCATCATGCCTACCATCATGGTCGGTTCTGCCCTGGGTCTGTTTGCTTACCTGACGGGTAATGTCGGTTATGCCAAATATCTGTTGATACCGCATATACCAGGCGCTGGTGAATTGCTGATTTTCTGTGGTGCGATGGCCGGGGCTGGTCTGGCTTTTCTCTGGTTCAATGCTCACCCCGCACAAGTATTCATGGGTGACGTAGGGGCACTCGCCTTGGGTGGCGCACTGGGTACGGTGGCAGTCATCGTCAGGCAAGAAATTGTGCTGTTCATCATGGGTGGTATTTTTGTGGCAGAGACTTTGTCCGTCATGCTGCAAGTCAGTTACTTCAAATACACCAAGAGGAAATATGGCGAAGGCCGCCGCCTGTTGTTGATGGCACCTTTGCATCACCATTTTGAGAAAAAAGGCTGGAAAGAAACCCAGGTTGTCGTGCGTTTCTGGATCATCACCATGTTGCTGGTGCTGATAGGTTTGTCTTCACTGAAGTTACGTTAA
- a CDS encoding penicillin-binding protein 2: MSRSASTSRTAAARGVAFSSSPLLDVKLPAWRSRFILFLLFAAFIALIAKALYLQGFTKDFLQKEGANRYARTLELPATRGKITDRNGQVLASSVPVKAIWAIPDDVLVAPKEKLQQLAKLLDMTEAELRKKLDSDRQFVYLKRQVEPAISDQIVALAIPGIETRKEYKRFYPEGEVMAHVVGFTNVEDIGQEGIELASEKNLAGKTGSRRVIKDRLGHIVEDIQAVREPHDGKDLTLSIDSKIQYIAFTHLKEAVEKHKAKAGGAVVLDVQTGEVLALVNLPTYNPNDRSVLTGAQLRNRVMTDTFEPGSTMKPVTVALALETGRVTPDTVFQTAPGVMSIGPALIHDAHKQGSLTVAQVIQKSSNIGTVKMALQMPPQEMWEMFTTLGFGQQPKFGFPGAVAGRLRNYKNWRPIEQATMSYGHGISVSLIQMARAYMIFARNGDMIPLTFQKSAELPQGSRVISEKTAKQMRLMMEAVTEPGGTATQARIAGYRVAGKTGTAHKLEGGRYVNKYVGDFVGFAPVSNPRVIVAVMIDEPSSGGYYGGTVAAPVFAAITANVLRSLNVPPDSSVTSIIPETSVQESM; this comes from the coding sequence ATGAGCAGATCAGCAAGTACATCCCGTACCGCCGCTGCACGCGGCGTTGCCTTTTCTTCCAGCCCTTTACTGGATGTGAAGCTGCCTGCCTGGCGTTCACGCTTTATCCTGTTTTTATTGTTTGCAGCTTTTATCGCCCTGATTGCCAAAGCACTGTATCTGCAAGGATTTACCAAGGACTTTTTGCAGAAGGAAGGGGCCAATCGTTATGCCCGCACGCTGGAATTGCCTGCGACCCGCGGCAAGATCACTGACCGCAATGGTCAGGTGCTGGCTTCCTCCGTGCCTGTCAAAGCCATCTGGGCGATTCCTGACGATGTGCTGGTAGCGCCCAAGGAAAAATTGCAGCAACTGGCCAAATTGCTCGACATGACTGAGGCAGAATTGCGCAAGAAGCTCGATTCTGACCGCCAGTTTGTCTATCTGAAACGCCAGGTAGAACCTGCCATCTCAGACCAGATAGTGGCTCTGGCCATACCCGGCATAGAAACCCGTAAGGAATACAAACGCTTTTATCCAGAAGGCGAAGTCATGGCCCATGTGGTTGGCTTCACCAATGTGGAAGATATAGGACAAGAAGGTATAGAGCTGGCATCGGAAAAAAACCTGGCGGGCAAGACCGGGAGTCGCCGTGTCATCAAAGACAGACTGGGCCATATCGTTGAAGATATACAGGCCGTGCGTGAACCGCATGATGGCAAGGATCTGACGCTGTCGATAGACAGCAAGATCCAGTACATTGCATTTACGCATTTGAAGGAAGCCGTAGAAAAACACAAGGCCAAGGCGGGTGGTGCGGTAGTGCTGGATGTCCAGACTGGCGAGGTACTGGCACTGGTGAACCTGCCTACCTATAACCCGAACGACCGCTCTGTACTGACTGGCGCGCAATTGCGTAACCGTGTCATGACCGATACTTTTGAGCCAGGTTCGACGATGAAGCCGGTGACCGTTGCCCTGGCGCTGGAAACTGGCCGCGTCACGCCTGATACCGTATTCCAGACCGCGCCTGGTGTGATGTCCATCGGTCCCGCACTGATACACGATGCCCACAAACAGGGTTCTCTGACAGTTGCGCAAGTTATACAAAAGTCCTCGAATATCGGCACGGTGAAAATGGCCTTGCAAATGCCACCGCAAGAAATGTGGGAAATGTTTACCACCCTGGGTTTTGGCCAGCAGCCAAAATTCGGTTTCCCTGGTGCGGTTGCCGGGCGTTTGCGCAATTACAAGAACTGGCGTCCTATTGAGCAAGCCACCATGAGCTATGGACACGGTATCTCGGTGTCACTCATACAGATGGCACGCGCCTATATGATTTTTGCCAGGAATGGCGACATGATCCCGCTGACTTTCCAAAAGTCGGCGGAATTGCCACAAGGCTCACGCGTCATTTCTGAAAAGACGGCAAAACAGATGCGTCTGATGATGGAAGCTGTGACTGAGCCGGGCGGCACTGCTACCCAGGCCCGCATCGCTGGTTATCGTGTTGCAGGAAAGACGGGTACTGCCCATAAGCTGGAGGGTGGCCGCTATGTGAATAAATATGTGGGTGATTTCGTCGGCTTTGCGCCGGTATCCAATCCGCGCGTGATCGTCGCGGTCATGATAGACGAGCCCAGCAGCGGTGGTTATTACGGCGGCACTGTTGCCGCTCCGGTATTCGCGGCTATCACAGCGAACGTCTTGCGTTCGCTGAACGTGCCGCCTGACTCATCCGTCACCAGCATTATTCCTGAGACCAGCGTACAGGAAAGCATGTAA
- the ftsW gene encoding putative lipid II flippase FtsW yields the protein MMDYDQPLVWVTIILMLFGMVMVYSASISLPDSPKYANYKNSHFLIRQAIFVVVALIAGALVFRIPIATWQKYAPYLFVATLVLLVAVLIPGLGKGVNGAKRWLSFKVLNLQPSELMKLFMVLYAADYTVRKQEYMHKLTKGFVPMLAAVGIVGLLLLLEPDLGAFGVIVCIAMGILFLGGINGVWFGGIAATLIGIFTAVILISPWRRERIFAYLSPFDEDHALGKAYQLTHSLIAFGRGELFGVGLGASVQKLHYLPEAHTDFLLAVIGEELGFVGVMAVVLLFYWLLKRAFEIGRQAIALDQTFAGLLAKGIGIWIGVQAFINMGVNLGLLPTKGLTLPLMSYGGSGVMINCVGLAILLRVDYENRVLMRGGRA from the coding sequence ATGATGGACTATGACCAGCCTTTGGTGTGGGTGACAATTATCCTGATGCTGTTTGGCATGGTCATGGTGTATTCGGCTTCCATCTCTTTGCCTGATTCACCCAAGTATGCCAATTACAAAAATTCGCATTTCCTGATTCGTCAGGCGATCTTTGTCGTGGTGGCCCTGATCGCAGGTGCATTGGTATTCCGTATCCCGATCGCGACCTGGCAAAAATATGCACCTTATTTATTTGTGGCGACCCTGGTCTTGCTGGTAGCAGTATTGATACCGGGTCTGGGCAAGGGCGTCAATGGTGCCAAACGCTGGTTGTCTTTCAAAGTCTTGAATTTGCAACCTTCTGAATTGATGAAGCTGTTCATGGTCTTGTATGCCGCCGACTATACCGTGCGCAAACAGGAATACATGCACAAACTGACCAAGGGTTTCGTCCCCATGCTGGCAGCGGTTGGCATCGTGGGTTTGCTGTTATTGCTGGAGCCTGACCTGGGTGCTTTTGGCGTCATCGTTTGTATCGCCATGGGCATCCTGTTTTTGGGGGGTATCAACGGCGTCTGGTTCGGTGGCATTGCCGCTACCCTGATCGGTATCTTTACTGCGGTTATCTTGATATCGCCATGGCGGCGTGAACGTATTTTTGCCTACCTTAGCCCATTTGACGAAGATCATGCACTGGGCAAGGCCTACCAGCTGACACATTCGCTGATTGCATTTGGCCGTGGTGAATTATTTGGCGTAGGCCTCGGTGCCAGCGTACAAAAACTGCATTACCTGCCAGAAGCACACACAGATTTTTTGCTGGCTGTCATCGGAGAAGAGCTGGGATTCGTTGGTGTCATGGCAGTCGTACTTTTATTTTACTGGTTGCTGAAACGCGCTTTTGAAATCGGCAGGCAAGCGATAGCGCTGGATCAGACCTTTGCCGGTTTGCTGGCCAAGGGCATAGGTATCTGGATAGGTGTGCAGGCGTTTATTAATATGGGGGTTAACCTGGGCTTGTTGCCTACCAAAGGTTTGACCCTGCCTTTGATGAGTTATGGTGGTTCTGGTGTCATGATTAATTGTGTGGGTTTGGCGATTTTGTTGCGTGTCGATTATGAAAACCGCGTCTTGATGCGTGGAGGCCGTGCATGA
- the murD gene encoding UDP-N-acetylmuramoyl-L-alanine--D-glutamate ligase: protein MDFSGKHVLVLGLGETGLAMAQWLLRAGARLRVADTREAPDRLPQLQALSDQVEFIGGPFNPALLDDVELMAVSPGLSPLRELQELLPIAAEKNIPVWGEIELFAQALQALKAEREYQPKVIAITGTNGKTTVTSLVGLLVERAGLTVKVAGNISPAVLDVLRECLEQDSLPQVWVLELSSFQLHTTHSLQADVATVLNITQDHLDWHGSLQAYCADKAKIFGEQTLQVLNRDDALVMSMAKPHGNAVSFGVDAPKHLADMGLLNEHGMGWLAVANPAEDAPVVTNSRRKKKEVEEMPVIISRLMPTDALQIRGQHNAANALAALALCRGIGLSFAPLLHGLRDYKGEPHRVEQVANIAGVDYIDDSKGTNVGATVAALRGLGQQSDALHKRIILIAGGEGKGQDFSPLADPVERYTKAVILIGKAKDELQQALAVTGVSVHDVATLEMAVQAAAEMAADGDIVLLSPACASLDMFRNYAHRAEVFVDAVREIALARGEVC from the coding sequence ATGGATTTTTCAGGTAAACATGTACTGGTTCTGGGCCTGGGTGAAACCGGGCTGGCGATGGCGCAATGGCTGTTGCGCGCCGGTGCACGCCTGCGTGTTGCCGATACTCGTGAAGCCCCCGACAGGTTGCCACAATTGCAGGCACTGTCAGATCAGGTGGAATTTATTGGCGGTCCATTCAACCCGGCATTGCTCGATGATGTTGAGTTGATGGCAGTCAGCCCCGGTTTGTCACCTCTGCGTGAATTGCAGGAACTGTTACCAATAGCTGCTGAAAAAAATATCCCGGTCTGGGGCGAGATAGAGTTGTTTGCCCAGGCTCTGCAAGCTTTGAAGGCTGAGCGCGAATACCAGCCTAAAGTCATCGCCATCACTGGCACCAATGGCAAAACCACCGTTACCAGCCTGGTTGGTTTGCTGGTAGAGCGTGCCGGTTTGACAGTCAAGGTCGCAGGCAATATCAGCCCGGCTGTACTCGATGTTTTGCGTGAGTGCCTGGAGCAAGACAGTCTGCCGCAAGTCTGGGTGCTGGAATTGTCCAGCTTCCAGTTGCATACCACGCATAGTCTGCAAGCCGATGTGGCAACCGTATTGAATATCACCCAGGACCATCTGGACTGGCATGGCAGCCTGCAAGCGTATTGCGCTGACAAGGCAAAGATTTTTGGCGAACAGACTTTGCAAGTCCTGAACCGTGATGATGCACTTGTCATGTCCATGGCCAAGCCGCATGGCAATGCAGTCAGCTTTGGTGTCGATGCACCCAAACACCTGGCGGACATGGGTTTGCTGAATGAGCATGGCATGGGCTGGCTGGCGGTAGCAAATCCGGCAGAAGACGCACCTGTTGTCACGAATAGCCGTCGCAAGAAAAAAGAAGTCGAAGAAATGCCGGTCATCATCAGCCGCCTGATGCCGACGGATGCCTTGCAAATCCGTGGTCAGCATAATGCGGCAAATGCCCTGGCTGCCCTGGCTTTGTGCCGTGGCATAGGTTTGTCATTTGCGCCCCTGCTGCATGGTTTGCGTGATTACAAAGGCGAACCGCACAGGGTAGAGCAGGTTGCCAATATAGCCGGCGTTGATTATATCGACGACAGCAAGGGGACCAATGTTGGTGCCACGGTCGCTGCTTTGAGAGGCCTGGGCCAGCAATCTGACGCATTGCATAAACGGATTATTTTGATTGCCGGTGGCGAGGGCAAGGGCCAGGATTTTTCTCCTCTGGCTGATCCGGTCGAGCGTTATACCAAAGCTGTCATATTGATAGGCAAAGCCAAAGACGAGTTGCAACAGGCATTGGCAGTGACCGGCGTGTCTGTACACGATGTCGCAACACTGGAAATGGCAGTGCAGGCAGCGGCTGAGATGGCGGCAGATGGCGACATCGTTCTGCTGTCACCGGCTTGCGCGAGTCTGGACATGTTCCGCAATTATGCCCATCGCGCTGAAGTGTTTGTCGATGCGGTGCGTGAAATCGCACTGGCACGCGGGGAGGTCTGCTGA
- the mraZ gene encoding division/cell wall cluster transcriptional repressor MraZ, whose translation MFQGASSLNLDAKGRMSIPARHRDALNVQCEGRITLTRHPDGCLLLFPRPTWESHREQIAAWPIQARDWKRIFLGNAFDVDMDGAGRILVAPELRSAVGMQRDVMLLGMGSHFEIWDAAKLAENEAKAIAGGAPDVLNNFSF comes from the coding sequence GTGTTTCAGGGGGCGTCCTCACTCAATCTCGATGCAAAAGGCAGGATGTCTATCCCCGCCCGGCACCGTGACGCGCTCAATGTTCAATGCGAAGGCCGGATTACCCTGACCCGCCACCCGGATGGTTGTCTCCTGCTCTTCCCGCGCCCTACCTGGGAGTCCCACCGTGAACAAATCGCTGCCTGGCCCATACAAGCACGCGACTGGAAACGTATTTTTCTCGGCAATGCATTTGATGTTGACATGGATGGCGCTGGCCGCATCCTGGTTGCACCGGAGTTGCGTAGTGCCGTCGGCATGCAGCGCGATGTCATGCTGCTCGGCATGGGCAGCCATTTTGAGATTTGGGATGCTGCCAAGCTGGCAGAAAACGAGGCAAAAGCCATCGCTGGCGGCGCTCCTGATGTATTAAACAATTTTTCTTTCTGA
- a CDS encoding UDP-N-acetylmuramoyl-L-alanyl-D-glutamate--2,6-diaminopimelate ligase: MIAILDWLKQHAPNAQLRSDSRSIQTGDVFFALRTHITDGRAHIAHAVANGAIAVVYEANEFTWDEALNSLKVAHLPIDNLQDVVGHVAHAWYGQPDNGWFNVAVTGTNGKTSCTQWIAKALSLSGMPAAVIGTLGIGQYRNGILGQLAETGYTTPDAIGLQQKLSDLQRDGAQALAIEASSIGLDQGRLNGLHFDVAVLTNLTRDHLDYHGDMQGYAAAKTKLFDWQSLGTAVINLDDAYGLELVKHLQASQPATKLLGYSLEKELVSGIDALVASNLKTSHAGTSFHLESPYGAAQVKTQLIGKFNVSNILAVLAVLLSKGIALNKAVGIIEKLTPVPGRMQLLGTAGHVMVVIDYAHTPDALEKTLEALQQVAQERAGALWCVFGCGGDRDPGKRPQMGKIAELAQHVVVTSDNPRSENPSQIIEDILKGMTGTPQVIEDRANAILYAIKHADHHDVVLLAGKGHETYQDINGKKWPFSDEEHAALSLATVATSGNTKRGS; this comes from the coding sequence ATGATAGCAATACTGGACTGGCTGAAGCAGCATGCGCCGAATGCGCAATTGCGTTCAGATTCCCGCTCCATACAAACAGGGGATGTCTTCTTTGCCTTGCGCACCCACATTACCGATGGCCGTGCACACATAGCCCATGCGGTCGCCAATGGCGCAATCGCAGTGGTGTATGAAGCAAATGAATTCACATGGGATGAGGCACTCAACTCACTCAAGGTCGCACATCTGCCGATAGATAATCTGCAGGACGTGGTTGGCCATGTCGCCCATGCCTGGTATGGGCAGCCAGATAATGGCTGGTTCAATGTGGCCGTTACCGGCACCAATGGCAAGACTTCCTGCACACAATGGATAGCCAAAGCGCTTTCGCTGAGTGGTATGCCTGCGGCTGTCATCGGCACCTTGGGCATAGGCCAGTACCGCAATGGTATCCTTGGGCAACTGGCAGAAACTGGTTACACCACGCCCGACGCCATAGGCTTGCAGCAAAAACTGTCCGACTTGCAGCGCGATGGTGCACAGGCACTGGCGATAGAAGCTTCTTCCATAGGCCTGGACCAGGGCCGTTTGAACGGTCTGCATTTTGATGTGGCCGTGCTGACGAATCTGACGCGTGATCATCTTGATTACCATGGCGACATGCAGGGCTATGCCGCAGCCAAAACAAAGCTGTTTGACTGGCAAAGCCTGGGTACGGCTGTCATCAACCTGGATGATGCTTATGGTCTGGAACTGGTCAAGCATCTGCAAGCCAGTCAGCCAGCTACCAAGCTGCTGGGCTACAGTCTGGAAAAAGAACTCGTATCGGGCATAGATGCACTGGTCGCCAGCAATCTGAAAACCAGCCATGCAGGTACCAGCTTCCATCTTGAATCTCCTTATGGCGCGGCGCAAGTCAAGACACAGCTCATAGGCAAGTTCAATGTCAGCAATATCCTGGCGGTACTCGCCGTGTTGCTGAGCAAGGGCATCGCCCTGAACAAGGCAGTAGGCATCATAGAAAAACTCACACCGGTCCCTGGCCGCATGCAATTGCTGGGTACTGCCGGTCATGTCATGGTCGTTATTGATTATGCGCACACGCCAGATGCACTCGAAAAAACCCTGGAAGCCTTGCAGCAGGTTGCGCAAGAAAGAGCCGGGGCTTTGTGGTGTGTGTTTGGTTGCGGCGGTGACCGTGATCCGGGCAAGCGGCCGCAGATGGGCAAGATTGCTGAGCTGGCGCAACATGTTGTTGTCACCAGTGACAATCCGCGCAGTGAAAATCCATCGCAGATCATAGAAGACATTCTCAAAGGCATGACGGGCACGCCGCAAGTAATCGAAGACCGCGCCAATGCGATCCTGTATGCGATCAAGCATGCAGATCATCATGATGTAGTTTTGCTGGCTGGCAAAGGCCATGAAACCTATCAGGATATCAATGGCAAGAAATGGCCATTCTCCGATGAAGAGCATGCCGCACTCTCACTTGCTACTGTCGCAACCAGCGGTAATACGAAGAGGGGAAGCTGA
- the murF gene encoding UDP-N-acetylmuramoyl-tripeptide--D-alanyl-D-alanine ligase — translation MEFTLQELQAAMPAAKLTGDAGVVTRITGLTTDSRKVGAGDLFVALRGENFDAHDFLPQVAAAGAAAVIAERLPADFSLPALQMADSKLALVKVGRFWRQKFELPVIGVTGSNGKTTVKEMISSILAAAFGADGRLATAGNLNNEIGVPLTIMQLHAGHKAAVIEMGMNHPGEIALLASAAMPTVALVNNAQREHQEFMQNVEAVARENGVAIQCLPDDGVAVFPANDTYTALWQSFASERGQRKTLTFGLTPDADVHATYLPSVFGSDLQINLAGQVLSVRLNAAGQHNVLNALAAAACCHATGISKEAIVAGLENFSPVNGRLQRKQAHCGATVIDDSYNANPDSVRAAIDVLAQIGGDTALVLGDMGEVGENGAQFHHEIGEYAQQRGIKKLLLLGELVAHAAQGYGAGAQHFASVENLCQNLDAQVSADTIVLVKGSRFMKMERVVAHLLAADDKEKNTLQQKIIGNH, via the coding sequence ATGGAATTCACTCTTCAGGAATTACAAGCTGCCATGCCTGCGGCGAAACTGACTGGTGATGCCGGTGTCGTCACCCGCATCACTGGTCTGACCACTGACAGCCGCAAAGTTGGCGCTGGCGATCTGTTCGTTGCCCTGCGCGGTGAAAACTTTGATGCCCATGATTTCTTGCCGCAAGTCGCGGCTGCCGGTGCTGCAGCAGTGATCGCTGAACGCCTGCCTGCAGATTTCAGCCTGCCAGCCTTGCAGATGGCAGACAGCAAACTGGCGCTGGTAAAAGTAGGGCGCTTCTGGCGTCAGAAGTTTGAGCTGCCCGTCATTGGTGTGACAGGCAGCAACGGCAAGACCACCGTCAAGGAAATGATTTCTTCTATCCTGGCGGCAGCGTTTGGTGCAGATGGCCGTCTGGCGACCGCAGGCAATTTGAACAATGAAATCGGCGTGCCCCTGACCATCATGCAATTGCATGCCGGACATAAGGCCGCCGTCATAGAAATGGGCATGAACCATCCTGGTGAAATCGCCTTGCTGGCATCTGCCGCAATGCCTACCGTGGCATTGGTCAACAATGCACAGCGCGAACATCAGGAATTCATGCAAAACGTGGAAGCAGTGGCGCGCGAAAATGGTGTGGCGATACAGTGTCTGCCAGATGATGGCGTGGCTGTATTCCCTGCTAACGATACTTATACAGCTTTATGGCAATCCTTTGCGTCTGAACGCGGTCAGCGTAAAACCCTGACTTTTGGTCTGACACCTGACGCTGATGTGCATGCGACTTACCTGCCCAGCGTGTTTGGCAGTGATTTGCAAATCAACCTGGCTGGCCAGGTATTGTCAGTACGTCTGAATGCAGCAGGCCAGCACAATGTCTTGAATGCGCTTGCCGCTGCGGCTTGCTGCCATGCGACCGGCATCAGCAAAGAAGCCATCGTTGCAGGACTCGAAAATTTCTCACCAGTCAATGGTCGCCTGCAACGCAAGCAAGCACATTGCGGTGCAACCGTGATTGATGACAGCTATAACGCCAATCCTGATTCTGTGCGTGCTGCGATTGATGTGCTGGCACAAATCGGTGGTGACACTGCGCTGGTACTCGGTGACATGGGCGAGGTTGGTGAAAACGGCGCGCAATTCCATCATGAAATTGGCGAGTATGCGCAGCAGCGCGGCATCAAGAAATTGCTACTGCTCGGTGAGTTGGTTGCCCATGCTGCACAAGGCTATGGTGCAGGTGCCCAGCATTTCGCCAGCGTGGAAAACCTGTGCCAGAACCTTGATGCACAAGTATCCGCTGACACCATAGTTCTGGTCAAAGGCTCGCGTTTCATGAAGATGGAAAGAGTCGTTGCGCATCTTTTGGCAGCAGACGATAAAGAAAAAAATACATTACAACAAAAAATAATAGGGAATCACTAG